One Lactobacillus sp. CBA3606 DNA segment encodes these proteins:
- a CDS encoding S1 domain-containing RNA-binding protein, producing the protein MAIEVGTKVTGKVSGITNFGAFVNLGNNQTGLVHISEVSDGFVKDIHDVLSVGDDVTVKVLSVGNDGKIGLSIRKAVDHPQGEADHHDHNNSHQSNNHGRSDHSEHQSNGGNRRDRPNNFHSRGGNGGGRFQSRQHEPKKQDFDSLMSGFLKDSEDRLSTLKRNTEGKRGGRGGRRS; encoded by the coding sequence ATGGCAATTGAAGTAGGTACGAAAGTCACTGGTAAAGTATCAGGAATCACCAATTTTGGTGCATTCGTGAACTTGGGAAACAATCAAACGGGGCTGGTGCATATCAGTGAAGTTTCTGATGGATTCGTTAAAGACATCCACGATGTTTTAAGTGTTGGCGATGACGTGACTGTCAAAGTGTTATCAGTTGGTAATGATGGCAAGATTGGTCTGTCAATTCGTAAGGCTGTTGATCATCCTCAGGGTGAAGCCGACCATCATGACCATAATAATAGTCATCAAAGCAATAATCATGGCCGTTCTGACCACAGTGAGCACCAAAGTAATGGTGGCAACCGGCGTGATCGGCCCAATAATTTTCATAGTCGTGGTGGCAACGGCGGTGGTCGTTTCCAATCACGGCAACATGAACCTAAGAAGCAAGACTTTGATTCATTAATGTCTGGTTTCTTAAAAGATAGCGAAGACCGTTTATCAACCTTGAAGCGTAATACTGAGGGTAAACGTGGCGGTCGTGGTGGCCGGCGTAGCTAA
- the hpt gene encoding hypoxanthine phosphoribosyltransferase: MNNDIERVLYSREDIHEVAQKLGQTLTAEYAGKNPLIICVLKGAVLFTTDVIREMDVYADLDFINLSSYGSETVSSGEVQLTKDLDVEVAGRDILVIEDIIDTGRTLKFLTDLLKRRSANSVKVCTLLDKPAGRLVDIKADYIGFEVPNEFVVGYGLDYAERYRNLPYVGILKPAIYEHK, encoded by the coding sequence ATGAACAACGACATTGAACGAGTACTGTATAGTCGCGAAGATATCCACGAAGTTGCGCAGAAATTGGGTCAAACCCTAACCGCTGAATATGCGGGTAAAAATCCATTGATTATTTGTGTACTCAAGGGTGCCGTCTTATTTACCACGGATGTTATCCGTGAAATGGATGTGTATGCGGATTTAGATTTCATTAATTTGTCCAGTTATGGCAGTGAGACTGTCTCCAGTGGGGAAGTCCAACTGACCAAGGATTTGGATGTTGAGGTTGCTGGTCGTGATATTTTGGTCATTGAAGACATTATTGATACTGGCCGGACCTTGAAATTTTTAACGGATCTATTGAAGCGACGATCAGCTAATTCGGTTAAAGTTTGTACGTTATTAGATAAACCAGCCGGTCGTTTAGTTGATATTAAAGCCGATTATATTGGGTTTGAAGTCCCAAATGAATTTGTGGTCGGGTATGGTTTGGACTATGCGGAACGGTACCGAAACTTACCGTATGTTGGAATTTTAAAACCAGCGATTTACGAGCATAAATAA
- a CDS encoding septum formation initiator family protein, which yields MTNGSRSKVKKLNNDFSRQVATNKLSYEQRRSQVRRRRFVGIVAIFGALVLFFGYQLINTRASLHQVNRQVATSQVKLKHVQTKHAAYKTQIKQLNNKDYLQKLLRSKYDYTKSGETVYSLPNDNAADVTAN from the coding sequence ATGACGAATGGGTCACGAAGTAAGGTCAAAAAGTTAAATAATGATTTTTCACGTCAGGTTGCGACGAATAAGCTGAGCTATGAACAGCGTCGTAGTCAGGTTCGCCGGCGTCGGTTTGTTGGGATTGTGGCTATTTTTGGGGCGTTAGTGTTATTTTTCGGTTACCAACTGATCAATACTCGTGCAAGCTTACATCAGGTCAATCGCCAGGTTGCGACTAGTCAAGTTAAGTTGAAGCACGTGCAAACGAAGCATGCGGCGTATAAGACGCAGATCAAGCAACTCAATAATAAAGATTACTTACAAAAATTATTGCGTTCGAAATACGATTATACGAAGAGTGGCGAGACGGTTTATAGCTTACCAAATGATAATGCGGCGGACGTAACTGCTAATTAG
- a CDS encoding polysaccharide biosynthesis protein has protein sequence MPKDHLNTMFRGALILSVSSLVAKILSAVYRIPFQNMVGNTGFYVYQQIYPIYGIGMTFALTGFPTFISKLVAEQPDEASKSLITRRAFQILSGLSLILFFGLQLGSNWLAVRMGDGLLAPIIRSVAWMFLFMPWLATGRGYYQGKFLMGPTAVSQLIEQFVRVGVIIMAAYFGLHRGWDDYHMGTWAMSSAAIAAFCSSLIFLSFGLRQLLAPAPVATRPLSSYRVLTKRFIVEGGTLCLVAAVVILLQLIDSFSVMRGLVRQGQPIEIAKGIKGVYDRGQPLVQLGLVIATSFSATLLPALTAALAKRQFIEFKRHTRAMVHVSLALSMAATVGLVALMPQINHLLFGSVAGTTALRVYVVSILFAALITTYTSVLQSLDQYTAMIIGIIGGLATKIGLNYLMVVHFGINGASLTTVASLAVMFGIMWLGSPEDLRQVLVESGYLIKLLAVSGLMGIVVLLTSHEVRALVGPAMANNRGIAGLITLAGVVVGVVVFVAGAVGARLFTIREWLVLPYGKKLIKLVAQGKEHHS, from the coding sequence ATGCCAAAAGATCATTTGAATACCATGTTTCGAGGGGCGTTAATCTTATCGGTATCATCGTTAGTTGCTAAGATTTTAAGCGCAGTTTACCGGATTCCGTTTCAAAACATGGTTGGTAACACTGGTTTTTACGTGTATCAGCAGATTTATCCGATTTATGGTATCGGGATGACCTTTGCGTTAACGGGATTTCCAACTTTTATTTCAAAATTAGTTGCCGAACAACCGGATGAAGCGAGTAAGTCATTAATCACACGGCGGGCGTTTCAAATTTTGAGCGGGTTATCATTAATCTTGTTCTTTGGCTTGCAACTGGGATCCAATTGGTTAGCTGTGCGGATGGGCGATGGGCTATTGGCCCCAATCATTCGCTCGGTAGCCTGGATGTTTCTCTTTATGCCGTGGTTAGCGACTGGGCGTGGTTACTACCAAGGTAAGTTTTTGATGGGACCGACGGCGGTTTCGCAATTGATTGAACAGTTTGTCCGCGTGGGCGTCATTATTATGGCAGCTTACTTTGGCCTCCATCGTGGTTGGGATGATTATCACATGGGAACGTGGGCCATGAGCTCGGCGGCGATTGCTGCATTTTGTTCATCCTTGATTTTTCTAAGCTTCGGGTTACGGCAATTATTAGCGCCAGCGCCGGTAGCCACCCGACCATTATCCAGTTATCGGGTATTGACGAAACGATTCATAGTTGAAGGTGGAACCCTTTGTCTGGTAGCAGCCGTTGTTATTTTGTTACAATTAATTGATTCTTTCTCCGTCATGCGAGGCTTGGTGCGCCAAGGACAACCGATTGAGATTGCCAAGGGCATTAAGGGCGTTTACGACCGCGGTCAACCGCTGGTTCAATTAGGCCTAGTGATTGCGACCTCGTTTTCAGCGACCTTGTTGCCAGCTTTAACCGCCGCGTTAGCCAAGCGACAATTTATCGAATTCAAGCGGCATACCCGTGCTATGGTGCATGTCAGCTTGGCATTGTCGATGGCAGCAACGGTGGGCTTAGTGGCGTTAATGCCGCAAATCAATCATTTGTTATTTGGATCAGTCGCTGGGACCACTGCGTTAAGAGTCTATGTCGTTAGTATTTTATTTGCGGCGCTCATTACGACTTATACGAGTGTCTTACAAAGCTTGGATCAATATACGGCGATGATTATTGGTATTATTGGTGGCTTAGCGACTAAGATTGGCTTGAATTATCTCATGGTCGTTCATTTTGGGATTAACGGTGCGAGTTTGACAACGGTCGCCAGCTTAGCGGTGATGTTTGGCATTATGTGGTTAGGTTCACCTGAAGACTTGCGTCAAGTGTTAGTCGAAAGTGGTTATCTCATTAAGTTACTCGCCGTGAGTGGCCTAATGGGCATCGTGGTCTTGTTGACCAGTCATGAAGTACGGGCATTGGTCGGTCCAGCGATGGCGAATAATCGTGGAATTGCGGGGCTGATTACGCTAGCTGGGGTTGTAGTTGGCGTCGTGGTCTTTGTGGCTGGTGCAGTGGGTGCCCGACTCTTCACGATCCGCGAATGGCTCGTGCTCCCTTATGGTAAAAAACTGATTAAATTAGTCGCACAAGGAAAGGAACATCATTCATGA
- the ftsH gene encoding ATP-dependent zinc metalloprotease FtsH, with product MNNRRNGLFRNSLFYILIFLSLMGIIYFFFGNNSSSQTQNIRYSEFVKQLDKNNVKNVSIQPSGGVYKVTGQYRKARKVSSTNALGITSSSSKTTSFTTTMLENNSTVDQVSKLATKKNVKLTAKAEESSGIWVTLLMYIAPLILFVFLFYMMMGQAGQGGGNNRVMNFGKTKAKPADSKQNKIRFSDVAGEEEEKQELVEVVEFLKDPRKFVSLGARIPSGVLLEGPPGTGKTLLAKAVAGEAGVPFFSISGSDFVEMFVGVGASRVRDLFDQAKKNAPSIIFIDEIDAVGRQRGGSMGGGGHDEREQTLNQLLVEMDGFTGNEGVIVMAATNRSDVLDPALLRPGRFDRKILVGRPDVKGREAILKVHAKNKPLAADVDLKEIAKQTPGFVGADLENLLNEAALLAARRNKKQVEATDLDEAEDRVIAGPAKHDRVVSKHERETVAYHEAGHTIVGLVLNDARVVHKVTIVPRGRAGGYAIMLPREDQMLMSKRDAKEQMAGLMGGRAAEELIFDAQSSGASNDFEQATQIARAMVTQYGMSKKLGPVELENANQQAAYQQGMGSSAFSQHTAQLIDDEIRGLAEEAHQTATDIIQSHREQHKVIAEALLKYETLDEKQILSLFKTGEMPAKGGNEFPSEKAATFEESKRELERREAEKQAAGQTDDTDAKTEPTFPSESQQATTPDSADAEASSSASATSTTSSASSQDDSGSQA from the coding sequence ATGAACAATCGACGCAACGGACTCTTTCGTAATAGCTTATTTTATATTTTGATTTTTCTAAGCTTGATGGGGATTATTTACTTTTTCTTTGGTAATAATTCCAGCTCCCAAACTCAAAATATTCGCTATAGCGAATTTGTCAAACAATTAGACAAGAATAACGTGAAAAATGTTAGTATTCAGCCTAGTGGTGGCGTTTACAAGGTTACTGGTCAGTATCGGAAAGCCCGCAAGGTTTCTTCAACCAATGCGTTAGGGATTACGAGTTCGTCTTCAAAGACAACCTCGTTTACCACAACCATGTTGGAGAATAATTCGACGGTCGATCAAGTATCTAAGTTAGCGACTAAAAAGAATGTTAAGTTAACCGCAAAAGCTGAAGAATCTAGCGGTATTTGGGTCACGTTATTGATGTATATCGCGCCATTGATCTTGTTTGTATTCCTATTCTATATGATGATGGGACAAGCTGGTCAAGGCGGCGGGAACAACCGGGTGATGAATTTTGGTAAGACGAAGGCAAAACCAGCCGATAGTAAACAAAACAAAATTCGTTTCTCAGATGTTGCTGGTGAAGAAGAAGAAAAGCAAGAATTGGTCGAAGTGGTCGAATTCTTGAAAGATCCGCGCAAGTTTGTGTCGTTAGGTGCTCGGATTCCATCAGGGGTACTCCTGGAAGGACCTCCTGGTACTGGTAAAACCTTACTTGCTAAAGCGGTTGCCGGTGAAGCGGGCGTGCCATTCTTCTCAATCTCTGGTTCAGACTTCGTCGAAATGTTCGTCGGGGTTGGGGCTAGTCGAGTTCGAGACTTGTTTGATCAAGCTAAGAAGAATGCGCCATCAATCATCTTTATTGATGAAATTGATGCCGTTGGTCGTCAACGTGGTGGTAGTATGGGCGGTGGCGGTCATGACGAACGTGAACAAACCTTGAACCAATTATTGGTTGAAATGGATGGATTCACGGGTAACGAAGGTGTTATCGTTATGGCAGCAACTAACCGTTCTGATGTTTTGGACCCTGCTTTATTGCGTCCAGGTCGATTTGACCGGAAGATCTTAGTTGGTCGTCCAGATGTCAAAGGCCGTGAAGCGATTTTGAAAGTCCACGCAAAGAATAAACCATTAGCTGCAGATGTTGATTTGAAAGAAATCGCTAAGCAAACGCCTGGTTTTGTTGGGGCTGACTTGGAAAACTTATTGAATGAAGCGGCTTTATTGGCTGCCCGACGCAATAAGAAACAGGTTGAAGCAACTGATTTAGACGAAGCTGAAGACCGAGTCATTGCTGGTCCTGCCAAGCATGACCGAGTGGTTAGCAAGCATGAACGGGAAACCGTGGCTTACCATGAAGCTGGTCATACGATTGTTGGCTTAGTCTTAAATGACGCACGGGTCGTGCACAAAGTTACGATTGTCCCTCGGGGTCGTGCTGGCGGTTACGCCATCATGTTACCACGGGAAGATCAGATGTTAATGTCGAAACGTGATGCCAAGGAACAGATGGCTGGTTTAATGGGTGGTCGTGCCGCTGAAGAGTTAATCTTCGATGCACAGTCATCCGGAGCTTCTAATGACTTTGAACAAGCAACTCAAATTGCCCGGGCAATGGTCACTCAATATGGGATGAGCAAAAAGCTCGGCCCAGTTGAGTTAGAAAATGCTAACCAGCAAGCTGCTTACCAACAAGGCATGGGTTCTAGTGCCTTTTCACAACATACGGCGCAACTCATTGATGATGAAATTCGTGGCTTGGCTGAGGAAGCTCATCAGACTGCAACAGACATCATCCAGAGCCATCGTGAACAACACAAGGTGATTGCAGAAGCCTTGCTGAAGTATGAAACATTGGATGAAAAGCAAATTCTCAGTTTGTTTAAGACTGGGGAAATGCCTGCCAAGGGTGGCAACGAATTTCCTAGTGAAAAAGCGGCAACCTTTGAAGAATCCAAACGTGAATTGGAACGCCGAGAAGCTGAAAAGCAAGCGGCTGGTCAAACTGACGATACGGATGCTAAGACTGAACCAACTTTCCCAAGTGAATCGCAACAAGCGACAACACCAGATTCAGCAGATGCTGAAGCTAGTTCAAGTGCTAGTGCGACGAGTACGACTAGTTCAGCGTCATCTCAGGATGATTCTGGGAGTCAAGCTTAA
- a CDS encoding RNA-binding S4 domain-containing protein, translating to MRLDKFLKVSRIIKRRSVAKEIADKGRIQINGKVGKSSSNVNVDDTLIIGFGNKTLTVKITQLLETTKKNDAELMYDIISEDYKTDFRQPFSD from the coding sequence ATGCGTTTAGATAAATTTTTAAAGGTTTCACGAATTATAAAACGGCGGTCAGTCGCAAAAGAAATTGCGGATAAAGGTCGTATTCAAATTAATGGCAAGGTTGGCAAATCATCATCGAATGTTAACGTTGATGATACGTTGATTATTGGTTTTGGAAACAAGACATTGACGGTCAAAATTACCCAATTACTAGAAACAACTAAGAAAAATGATGCTGAATTAATGTATGACATCATTAGCGAAGACTATAAGACAGATTTTCGGCAACCTTTTAGCGATTAA
- the mfd gene encoding transcription-repair coupling factor: MDIEAIVEQTPDFQTILAGLSPASRQLVTGLNGSARTVYISALFHQLTHSVLIVTDNLFHASQTVDDLTSLLADEQVYLFPAEEMLASELATSSPEYRAQRVQALAALLSPTPVIVVTSVSGARRFLPPVQTFKTAALTLTVGHDIDLEQLQVQLHDMGYIKEKLVARPGDFAVRGSIVDIYPLDADYPLRLDLFDTEIDTLKYFDPETQRSVDNLETFTVLPATDFILTQAMMTAGADRLTAALAVENKRLDAADQQTLTANLAQPLADMRKGLIGNDLLLYGAYLYGSKTSIFDYAPAAGVIIFDEYSRILDSEQQLLQTEADWITDQLAHHRVLSTANYGNDMRDLLKSDHHAQVLMSLFQKGIGNVRLSQVTPVRTRPMQEFFGQLPTLKIELDRWHKLKQTVVLMVSEAERLTKVSNTLDDFEIEATMTKAENLQPGVVQIVQGTLQNGFEFPDGHLVIVTEQEMFKKVPKKRPRRQTLANAERLKSYTDLKPGDYVVHVNHGIGQYVGMQTLEVDGVHQDYITIAYQNNAKIFIPVTQLNLVQKYVSSEAKTPHVNKLGGTEWTKAKRKVAAKIEDIADELVELYAQREAEVGYAFQPDDSYQDDFENDFPYPETPDQLRSIAEIKHDMERPKPMDRLLVGDVGYGKTEVALRAAFKAIEAGKQVAFLVPTTILAQQHYETMLNRFEGYPVNVGMLSRFRTGKEMKATIKQLKDGELDIVVGTHRLLSKDVNFADLGLLIVDEEQRFGVKHKERLKALKSNVDVLTLTATPIPRTLHMSMLGVRDLSVMETPPTNRYPIQTYVMEQNYGVIKEGIEREMQRNGQVFYLHNRVHDIDKVVAQIKDLVPTAAVAHIDGQMPESQLEGILYDFIRGEYDVLVTTTIIETGVDIPNVNTLFVENADHMGLSQLYQLRGRIGRSSRVAYSYFTYQQNKVLTEVGEKRLQAIKDFTELGSGFKIAMRDLSIRGAGNLLGKQQHGFIDSVGYDLYTQMLSEAVAKKRGQTIKAKTDATIELGIEAYLPTTYIEDERQKIEIYKRIRQLENNDQYLEVQADLIDRFGDYPTEVAGLLAVGKLKMLADEALIEKIQRVDNDLQLTLSQVGTTKLDTKDIFKALAKTKLRATVGIDDDKMKVKLVIQPKMQVADWLEQLTLFVQQLGTVLLTPVTEPSK; the protein is encoded by the coding sequence ATGGATATTGAAGCAATTGTTGAGCAGACCCCGGATTTTCAAACGATTTTAGCTGGTTTAAGTCCGGCTAGTCGCCAGTTAGTGACCGGGCTGAATGGATCAGCACGAACCGTCTATATCAGTGCGTTGTTCCATCAACTCACGCATTCGGTATTAATTGTGACGGATAATCTCTTTCATGCCAGCCAGACGGTGGATGATTTAACTAGTTTATTGGCGGATGAGCAAGTCTATTTGTTTCCAGCCGAAGAGATGTTAGCCTCTGAGTTAGCGACGAGCTCGCCGGAGTATCGGGCCCAACGGGTGCAAGCGTTAGCGGCCTTGTTAAGTCCGACACCAGTGATTGTCGTGACCTCGGTTTCAGGCGCACGGCGGTTTTTACCGCCCGTACAAACGTTTAAAACGGCGGCGTTAACTTTAACAGTGGGCCATGATATAGATTTAGAACAGCTTCAAGTCCAGTTACACGATATGGGCTATATTAAGGAAAAATTGGTTGCTCGACCAGGCGATTTTGCGGTGCGCGGATCCATTGTTGATATCTATCCGTTGGATGCTGATTATCCGTTACGGTTAGATTTATTTGATACTGAAATTGATACATTAAAATACTTTGATCCAGAGACCCAACGTTCTGTAGATAATTTGGAGACGTTTACCGTGTTACCGGCGACCGATTTTATTTTGACGCAAGCCATGATGACCGCCGGGGCTGACCGCTTAACGGCAGCATTAGCAGTGGAAAATAAACGATTAGACGCAGCGGATCAACAAACTTTGACGGCTAACTTGGCCCAACCGTTAGCTGATATGCGTAAAGGGTTGATTGGCAATGATTTGTTACTGTATGGGGCATACCTCTATGGTAGTAAAACAAGTATTTTTGACTATGCGCCAGCTGCAGGTGTCATTATTTTTGATGAATATTCACGGATTTTAGATAGTGAGCAACAGTTATTACAAACTGAGGCTGATTGGATTACCGATCAACTCGCACATCACCGGGTCTTATCGACGGCTAATTATGGTAACGATATGCGTGACCTACTGAAAAGTGATCATCATGCGCAAGTTTTAATGTCGTTATTTCAAAAAGGTATTGGGAATGTGCGATTGTCACAAGTTACCCCGGTGCGAACCCGACCGATGCAAGAATTCTTCGGCCAGTTACCCACTTTAAAAATCGAATTAGACCGATGGCACAAGCTCAAACAAACGGTTGTTTTAATGGTGTCAGAAGCTGAACGCTTGACTAAGGTCAGCAATACGTTAGACGATTTTGAGATTGAAGCAACCATGACGAAGGCGGAGAATCTGCAGCCCGGAGTGGTGCAAATTGTTCAAGGAACTTTACAAAATGGTTTTGAATTCCCCGACGGTCACTTGGTGATTGTGACCGAACAAGAGATGTTTAAGAAAGTGCCTAAAAAACGGCCGCGGCGACAAACGTTAGCCAATGCTGAACGATTAAAAAGTTATACGGATTTAAAACCCGGTGACTATGTGGTGCACGTGAACCATGGGATTGGCCAGTATGTGGGGATGCAGACGCTGGAAGTTGATGGGGTCCATCAAGATTACATTACGATTGCGTATCAGAATAATGCCAAGATCTTTATTCCGGTGACTCAGCTGAATCTCGTTCAAAAGTACGTGTCTTCTGAAGCCAAGACGCCCCATGTAAATAAGTTAGGTGGGACGGAGTGGACTAAAGCCAAGCGTAAAGTGGCGGCTAAAATTGAAGACATTGCGGATGAACTAGTGGAACTCTATGCGCAACGAGAAGCTGAAGTCGGGTATGCCTTTCAACCAGATGATAGTTACCAAGATGATTTTGAAAATGATTTTCCATACCCGGAGACACCTGACCAACTCCGGAGTATCGCTGAAATTAAGCACGATATGGAGCGGCCTAAACCAATGGATCGGTTACTTGTTGGCGATGTCGGGTATGGGAAGACAGAAGTTGCCTTGCGAGCGGCTTTCAAAGCCATTGAAGCTGGAAAACAGGTGGCATTCTTGGTGCCAACAACAATTTTGGCGCAACAACATTACGAGACGATGTTGAATCGTTTTGAAGGTTATCCAGTGAATGTGGGGATGTTGTCACGTTTTCGGACCGGCAAAGAAATGAAAGCCACGATTAAGCAATTAAAAGATGGTGAACTAGATATTGTGGTCGGCACCCATCGTCTATTGTCAAAAGATGTGAACTTTGCTGACTTGGGCTTATTGATTGTCGATGAAGAACAGCGTTTTGGTGTGAAACATAAGGAACGGCTCAAAGCATTGAAATCAAATGTGGATGTTTTGACTTTAACCGCAACGCCGATTCCCCGGACGTTGCACATGTCAATGCTCGGTGTTCGGGATTTATCGGTGATGGAGACACCACCGACGAACCGTTATCCGATTCAGACTTACGTCATGGAACAAAATTATGGCGTCATCAAAGAAGGTATTGAACGCGAAATGCAACGTAATGGACAAGTCTTTTACTTGCATAATCGGGTGCATGATATTGATAAAGTGGTCGCACAAATCAAGGATTTGGTGCCAACAGCAGCGGTTGCCCATATTGACGGGCAAATGCCAGAGTCACAATTAGAAGGAATTTTATATGACTTTATTCGGGGAGAATATGATGTCTTAGTGACTACGACGATTATTGAAACCGGGGTCGATATTCCGAATGTGAACACGTTATTCGTTGAAAATGCGGATCACATGGGCTTATCACAACTGTATCAATTACGTGGTCGGATTGGACGGAGTAGTCGGGTCGCTTATTCATACTTCACTTATCAACAGAATAAAGTGTTGACTGAAGTGGGCGAGAAAAGATTACAAGCGATTAAGGATTTCACCGAATTAGGGTCAGGGTTCAAAATTGCAATGCGTGATTTGTCTATTCGTGGGGCTGGTAACTTACTAGGTAAGCAGCAACATGGCTTTATTGATTCCGTCGGGTATGATTTATATACGCAGATGTTATCAGAAGCAGTGGCGAAGAAACGCGGTCAAACCATCAAAGCTAAGACGGATGCGACGATTGAATTGGGCATCGAGGCCTATTTACCAACCACTTATATTGAAGATGAACGGCAAAAAATTGAAATTTATAAACGGATTCGCCAGTTGGAAAATAACGATCAATATTTGGAAGTTCAAGCAGATTTAATTGATCGATTCGGCGACTATCCTACTGAAGTCGCGGGTTTATTGGCCGTTGGCAAGTTGAAAATGCTGGCTGATGAGGCCTTGATTGAAAAAATTCAACGCGTCGATAATGATTTACAATTGACGTTATCACAGGTTGGAACCACGAAACTAGATACTAAAGATATCTTTAAAGCCTTAGCAAAAACCAAATTACGAGCGACAGTCGGGATTGATGATGATAAAATGAAAGTTAAATTAGTCATTCAGCCTAAAATGCAGGTGGCCGACTGGTTGGAACAGTTAACCTTGTTTGTCCAACAATTAGGGACTGTGTTACTGACTCCGGTCACTGAACCAAGCAAGTAA
- the tilS gene encoding tRNA lysidine(34) synthetase TilS, which translates to MTLIQQFNRQLAQQKLLTPAATVVVAVSTGVDSMVLLTLLQQIPLHQRPRLIVAHVNHHLRAQSVTEADFITTYCQQRQLVLKLADWPLAAHPTHGIEAAARQFRYDFFTQVMQATGAKTVLTAHHANDQVETYLMKLARGGDLAQLVGIQATRPLGVGHLVRPLLDWSKQALRDYATTQQVPYFEDATNTDVQLTRNRVRHRVVPELTAVNSALLTHVASYETQLQTVLSAQAQMVTVLLPTVLTATQQLRLPALQQLPSQWRLVVLQAWLEQQAAVRLSAIKLQPYYQWLKNSQQPTGTVQLSATVMLVKAGNLAEVRPLKKRDKKLMPSEKIMVDLDQWQKITDWQTAGVFQQAPNSTAQPFRLQASDWPLTFRRWQSDDRLALKGHGHQSVRRILIDQKVPVAQRSTVMVLVTASGTVLWLVGHKFSYRAPDVGHQTVFLALKHTELKGVHLKR; encoded by the coding sequence ATGACCTTAATTCAACAATTTAATCGTCAGTTGGCACAACAAAAGTTATTGACGCCAGCAGCAACGGTCGTGGTGGCGGTCTCGACGGGTGTTGATTCGATGGTCTTATTGACGTTATTACAACAAATTCCACTGCACCAACGGCCACGCTTAATCGTGGCCCACGTTAATCATCATTTACGGGCTCAAAGTGTCACTGAGGCCGACTTTATCACCACCTATTGTCAGCAACGGCAGTTAGTCTTAAAGCTCGCTGATTGGCCACTAGCGGCACACCCCACCCATGGGATTGAAGCCGCTGCTCGTCAATTTAGGTATGATTTTTTTACCCAAGTGATGCAGGCGACTGGTGCTAAAACCGTGTTAACTGCCCATCATGCTAATGATCAGGTGGAAACTTACTTGATGAAGTTGGCTCGGGGCGGCGACTTAGCGCAATTAGTGGGAATTCAAGCAACCCGACCTTTGGGGGTAGGACACTTGGTACGGCCGTTATTAGACTGGTCGAAACAAGCCTTACGCGACTATGCGACAACCCAACAAGTGCCTTATTTTGAGGATGCCACGAATACGGATGTTCAACTCACTCGCAATCGCGTCCGTCACCGGGTTGTGCCAGAACTAACGGCGGTTAATTCGGCGTTACTGACGCATGTGGCTAGCTACGAAACCCAGTTACAAACGGTCTTATCAGCGCAAGCTCAAATGGTGACTGTCTTATTACCAACGGTGCTAACTGCCACCCAACAATTGCGGTTACCGGCCTTACAACAACTCCCCAGTCAATGGCGGTTAGTGGTGTTACAAGCTTGGCTCGAACAGCAAGCTGCAGTCCGATTAAGCGCAATAAAACTGCAACCCTATTATCAGTGGTTAAAAAACTCGCAGCAACCGACGGGCACCGTCCAGTTAAGTGCCACCGTCATGTTGGTCAAAGCCGGTAATCTGGCTGAGGTTCGTCCCTTAAAAAAAAGGGATAAAAAGTTAATGCCCTCTGAAAAAATTATGGTAGACTTAGACCAATGGCAGAAAATTACTGATTGGCAAACTGCGGGCGTCTTTCAGCAAGCACCAAATTCGACGGCACAACCATTTCGGTTACAAGCAAGTGATTGGCCGTTGACATTTCGCCGTTGGCAAAGTGATGATCGTTTAGCTTTGAAAGGGCATGGTCATCAGTCTGTCCGGCGAATTTTAATTGATCAAAAGGTCCCTGTGGCCCAGCGATCGACGGTGATGGTGCTGGTCACGGCATCAGGGACTGTCTTGTGGCTAGTTGGGCACAAGTTCAGTTACCGGGCGCCAGATGTTGGTCACCAAACAGTATTTTTAGCCTTAAAACATACGGAGTTGAAAGGAGTACATCTGAAACGATGA